The window GATCTCGATATTTCTTTGATAACCTTTCATGGGTTCAGGAAAGGTGATGAAGTCTTTTTGGCACGGCAAGTAGATGTCCAGTCAAGGCCCCAACTTCCTTCTACTATCTACACTAAAAAGAGCAATCTCGAAAAGTTGAAACATAATGTCCAGGAACTTAGATTAGAAGAATATTATTACAATATAGCCTCATTTTTCCGGAATCAATTTCCTGCTGCCTATGAATGGCCAAACCCAGGTGGGTATTCTTATTCTTTGCCGGAGTTGACGGACACCGGTAATCAATCAAATAGAGTTTATGTTGCCCTGTATGTTTATCAGGGGAAGCCGGGCTGTGTTCAGATTTATTTGCATGAGCGGGCATTGAAGGCTGCTTCTTCAAGCTTATCTGACTTTAAAGATAGTATTCATAATAGCATGATTCCGAAAAAGGATGGGAGTTGTGAAATTTGGGTTAAGTCAAATAGTGATTGGAAAAAAATCAAAGTTCATTTTGGGAAATTATGCCCGGCAATATTAGAGGGTTGGAAGAGAACGCGTGAACAACAATCAAAAGATGAATTTGAGGCAACTGAATCAATCAGTGATAGCGAAGACCAATCTGAAGCTTAGAACCAGACGCATAACTACCCAAATACATAGCATATAACAACGCCATTCACTCAGATGGGCAGGGTCGTGCGGTTTGAGTTTTTTACCAGTTTTTATGTTTACTTGCTATTTACAAAGACCTGTTTTCCCTGCCCACTGGTGATGGCGGGCGTTGGCGAGCGAATAAAGTGATATGACAGAAAAGATTCCTGCAGAAACAGTATTGAATACATATCAACGGATTGAGGATTCGCTTCACCGTGTCCTTCAGGTTGTTCCATATTGCGAAACCCATAAGCAAGTTTGGTCTGATTACCTTGTGACAGTCATTTTAGAAGCATGCAGTCTCCTCGACTCCTTATGGCGCGCGCAATCCTGGCAATCATCCTGTGTACAAAACGCCAAAAAAAGGAATGATCTTAAGATGCTCGATTATTTCAAATATTATGGTGAATATATGGAGCCGAGGTGGGTAGTTTTTTGGGCCGAAGAACCTGTAATGAAATATCCATACAAAGGGTGGTCCAAAACGGGACAATATAAAACGAAAGATGACCAGGCCTTTCTTGATTGGTGGACTGCCTACAACAGTATTAAGCATGACCGTTTACAAAACAGGACTGAAGCAACATTACATACAGCGGTTAGAACTGTTAGTGCCCTTTTCTTGGCAATACTAAGATGCGAGGATTGTCGTACTGCAATTCTACAAGCAGGCTGGCTCACCGGAGAACGCGATAGGCCAGAGTGTTACTTAGGTGAGGACTCACCAAGCGACAAAGAGGCTTTTGTAGCAGCGGAGACAAAGCTTTTTACGTATGCAGTTGGGTGGGGCAAAGAACCTGTGCCAAAAAGAAAGCAATGGCCTGGCCCTGCTAGTGAAAGGTTTCTTCGGTGGTTTTATCAAAAATGATAATCGCCAACCAGGCAATACAGCCGATCGCTAACGCTCCGGCTGATTTGCGTCGTTAGCGCTTTAAGTACAAATTACGCGAAAAGGAGTATCTGAATGCCAGATGTAAAATTGCCTGCGATAATTGGGAATACCATGCCGGCTCTCGATAAACTGACCACAGCGCTTGGTGTACCACGCGACATTCTTGCTTCTGCTGGTGAGATCGAAACAGCATGGAACAATCTTCCCGGTGTGTTGAATAAGATCCCTCCAGCACTGCGCAACGAAGGAATGGCTCGAATGTGCGTTGCGGTCGCGTCAGGCCTATTTGATAGTGCGATTAATTACATCTGGAATTCATCAATTATTGAACTGAGGGAAAAGGTTAAGAGATTCGGTTTAAATGTTGTTGAGCAAATCACTGGAAAATCAAATTTCGACGATCAAGCACTACTTGATCTAAAGGATTCAGAACTTCTAAGCCTGTGTTTAAAACTAAACCTCATCACCGAAGACGGCTATTTTTTTCTCGATCATTGTCGAGATATTCGGAATAATTTTTCGGCCGCGCATCCGGTAGTCGGAAAAATTGATGATCATGAGTTCATCGGCTTTGCTAACCGCTGTGCAAAGTACGCACTCGGGAATGAACATAACCCGGTAGGCGTTGACATCGCGGCCTTCATGGTCGCAATTAAGGGTGGAAAGTTCTCGGTTGAGCAGAAAAATCAATGGGTGCATAGAATTGGGAAAACCCATGAAGCACAACAATACTTACTTTTCGGCTCTTTGCATGGAATATTCAGTGACCCAAATAGCAATGAAGAAGCACGAGTGAATTCATTGTCTATCGCCGCAGAATTTTCACCGCACTTTACGCCAAAAGCAAAGTCTGACTTAATAAATAGGCATCACGACTATATCGCGAAGGGTGACGAGAAGCGTCATAAAGCATCTCAGCAGTTCTTTGAAAAACTTGGAATGCTTGCTCTTCTTGGTGAGCATGAAGTTCATTCATTATTGTCGAATGCCTCGAAACGTCTAATGGCTGTCCATCAAGCATTTGACAACTTTTACAACGAGCCACCATTTGCTGAAAGGTTGCTGCAACTCTCGCGACAGGCTGCGGTCCCGGATACTGTAAAAGAGGAACTTGTTACAACGGTAGTAACATGTGCTATTGGAAATCCGTATGGTGTTTCAAACGCCGCCGTCCCCTACTATCAAAAAATGATCAAAGGATTCTCGCCAGGTGAAGTTGGAATCATGCTCAGTTTACCAGCAACAAAGACAATCGCGGCAGGACGAATTAAGCAGTATGCCGTCTGCAAGAATAGATTTAAGAATATTGTTGAACTAATCGACCCAACCACAGTCCCAGCGAAAGCGGGGGCAGCCTACAAGCTCTGGACAAAATAGCGTTAACGAATAAGGATAGATTGTGAGAGCGAAGCGAATCACGATCTTATCCGGTTGTTGAACAAGCCCGGTGTATCTGCATATTCTGTATATAAGGAAATATCTTTTTTTGAACAAGGGGTAGGAAGTGCGTTTTTAAAAAGCGCACTTTTTTCAAGGCAAGGGAATGCCTTAACCTGTAATAAGCTTTAAAAAATTAACTATTTAATAAAAGTTTTTTCCTCCTGTTTGAATGAACTGCAAGCCTTAGCCATTAAGAAGAGCTACCTGATTCCCATGCAGATTGACGGAATCCCAGAATAACCATTTGATCATGCAAAATAGTGCATAAAGGGGGGGTTGAATTTAGGCGTTTCTTTTTTATTTGTTTGAACAACCATGGTGTCAAAGTTTGACTGACTGTTGCTCAAATCCAAATTTGGTGAAAATTAGTTCAAATAATGACATCAGGTAAACAGGGTGACATAGTTAATCTGCTAAAGGACAGTCATGAAAAGAGATAGGGCCGGATTCTCGAAGGAGAAAAAAATAAGCTGCCGGCCGGCATCAGCAGGAAAGAGTTTTTAAAGTATTCCGGTGCTGCCGGAGCTAAGCTCCTTTGAGCGGTTGGCTGCCGCGGCTATTGCCTCGATTATGCTTTGTTTAACCTGATTTTTGTCCAGCACCTTGAAGGCTGCTTCAGTTGTGCCGCCCGGAGAGGTTACTTTCCGGCGAAGAAGTTCAGGGGATTCATTCATCTCCTCCATGAGCTTAACAGCCCCTTTTAAGGTTGCAATAGTCAGTGTCGCAGCATCATTCGGTTCAAGACCAACACAGATACCTCCTTCGATCATAGATTCTATAAAATAAAAAACATAGGCCGGTCCGGAACCTGACAAGGCGGTCACAGCATCAAGATCTTCTTCATTAAATTCGATTACTTTGCCCATTGCTTTAAGGATGGACTTGACGATGTTGACATCATCTTTTGAAGCGTGTATGTTTGCGCTCATTCCGGCTATTCCGGCTAAAACAAGAGCGGGGGTATTCGGCATCACCCGTATTACAGGAAGCTTAATCCTGGATTTTTCATCAAGCGGTGTATAAAGAATATCTTCAATTTTTCGCAGGGGGATTCCTGCTGCAATGGAAACAACCAGTTTTTGGTTATGAATTTTATACCCCTTTTGCCCGGCAATTTGAGAGAGCACCTGCTCTATATGCTGTGGTTTTACGGCAAGCACAATAATATCACATATTGAAAAGAGTTTAACATTGTCGCTTAAAACAGATATGCCGTAAGATGAACGCAAAACTTTCAGGCTATCTTTATTTATATCGCTGACATATATCATTGAAGGGGATAATATATTAGATTTTATAATAGCCCCGACAAAGGCTTTTCCCATATTGCCGGCCCCGATAAAACCGATTTTCTTGTTAAGTGCAGTCATGCCGCCTCCATATATATAAAGTTCAAGGTTAATTGCTTAGTGTTTTTCCGCATCCCAATGGATACAGTATGAACCTCTGAACCATTAAATAGAGGTTGGATATATGGGATGTCAATGATTTTGCTTGAAACATCTTGACTTATCATTTAGAAATATTTAGTTTTTGTATTAAACAGAGTCAAATTATTTATAATCATAACCATTGGCTGGAACAAAAAAATTAAAATATAAGGTTTTTTATGTTTATAATCGGTTATCTTTTTATGGCTGCGGCAAAGATCATTGATATTGTTTTGCTTTGTTTTATGTGGATTGTTGTTGCACGGGCTGTCTTGTCCTGGGTTAATCCTGATCCCTACAATCCTATTGTGCGTTTTATTCATAATGCTACGGAACCGGTTCTATATCGCATACGCCGATTTATTCCCGTTAACTTCATCGGCATTGATCTTTCTCCGATTATTGTTTTTTTGGTAATTATTTTTCTCCGCACCTTTATTGTCAGCAGCCTGTTCAGATTGTCTGCAACCTTGTTATAATTAATTAAAAAGGCAGGTTATATGTCATGAAAATCATGCCGATTGAAATTCAACAGCAACAGTTTAAAGTAAGATTCAGAGGATTTGACGTCAAAGAGGTTGATAAATTCCTTGAACAATTGGCCGATACATTTGAATTATTACAGCAGGAAAATAAGAACGCACAAGATGAGATTCAAAGAATAAAGCTTGAAAGCCAGGGATATAAAGAACGTGAAGAAATATTCAAGCGTGCCATGCTCAACACCCAAAAAGTATTGGATCAGATGAATGAAAATGCTCGAAAATCGGCTGAATTAATTGTTGCCGACGCCGAAGTAAAAGCGGAAAAAATTTTAAACGGAGCTCATAAAAGACTCGCCCAGTTGCATGATGATATCACAGAATTGAAACGACAGCGGATACAAATCGAAGTTCAGATCCGTTCAATAATTGAATCGCATAGTAAGCTTCTTGAAATCGGCAATGAGGGCATGAAGGCTATGGATAAGGAAGATACAAAATTGAAATTTATACAGCACCGGACATAGGAACAGCAAATGGCAAAAATAGATGCTTTTTTTAAATTGATGCATGACCAGGGCGCTTCAGATCTTCATCTTGTATCAGGGCAGCCGCCTATTCTCAGAATAAGAGGCGATATGGAGAGGGTCAAGTATAAGGTGCTTGACAATGATGAGCTTAAAGCCATGCTTTATGAAATCGCTCCGGAGGACAAGGTAAAGGTCTTCGAGGAAACAGGGGATGTTGATTTTGGATATGAAATACCCGGGCTTGCAAGGTACAGGGCAAATTTCTTTATGCAAAAATATGGCGCTGCCGCTGTTTTCAGAGAAATTCCGGCAGATATAATGACAGCCGAGCAGCTTGGTCTTCCTCCTGTTATAACAAAGCTGGCTTCACTTCCAAGAGGTCTGGTTCTGGTGACAGGGCCGACCGGAAGCGGCAAGTCGACAACACTTGCGGCAATAATTGATGAGGCAAACAGAACACGCAAGGATCATATAATCACCGTCGAAGACCCTATTGAATTTGTTCATAAAAGCCAGAGCTGTATAGTTAACCATCGTGAAGTGGGCCTTCATACAAAAACATTCAGCGCTGCCCTGCGAGGCGCTTTGCGCGAGGATCCGGATATTATTCTGGTCGGTGAATTAAGAGACCTGGAAACAATATCACTTGCCGTAGAAGCCGCATCTACAGGGCATCTTGTTTTTGGCACTCTTCATACATCCAGCGCTGCCAAGACGGTTAATCGTGTTGTAGAGGTTTTTCCGTCCGAGCAACAGCCGCAGATACGTTCAACACTATCTGATGGATTAAGAGCTGTAATAGCACAGGTGTTGTTTAAAAGGATTGATAAAAAAGGGCGTTGCCCCGCGCTGGAAATACTGATAGCAACCCCGGCTGTTCGGAATCTTATTAGAGAAGGAAAAACCTATCAAATACCTTCGATGATTCAGACCGGCAGGAAATATGGCATGCAGCTTTTGGATGATGCTATTATGGAACTGTATAAAAAGGGGTGGATAAGCGCTGACGAAGCTTATATAAAAGCGAATGATAAGGCCGGATTCAGACCCCTTTTAAAGACTCCGCCGGTAGATTTTACTGAAGCATAATATAGGGTTTGCTTATAATATTGTAACCGGAGATTATATCATGAGAAAGCAGGAAGTTGATTACATATTAGCAAAGATGCTTGAGGCTGGTAATAATATTTCCGATCTTAATATAACTGCCGGCAAATCGTTTCAGGTAGAAAGTTCCGGCGAGCTTATCCCTGTTGAAATAGATCCTCCTTTTCACAAGCTCACACCATTTCAAACTGAAATCTTTGCTCTTAATCTGATTAATCAGGATCATCGTCTTACTGAAACACTTCTAAGGGAAGGTTCGTGCGATTTGTCATACGAACTTTCCGGCAAGGTACGTTTCAGGGTAAATATTTTTTCTCAGATGAGTAATTATTCGATTATTCTGCGAAAACTGGAATCTAAGATTCCCACACGTCAGGAGCTGAAGCTTCCCGGGGCATTTGAAAAGATGGCCCTGGAGAAAAATGGAATTATCCTGGTTACAGGCGCGACAGGCTCTGGTAAAACAACCTCCCTTGCAGCGATTCTCAATGAGATTAATGAAACCAAATCAGTTCATGTTGTGACCCTTGAAGACCCCGTAGAATATCAGCATCCGCAAAAAAAGTCCACCTTCAACCAGCGGGAGATGGGCAATGATTTTGACACATTTGCCAGCGGTCTCAGGGCTGCCCTTCGCCAGGCTCCAAAGGTAATTCTGGTCGGCGAAATGCGTGACAGAGAAACAGTCGAAATCGGGCTTAGCGCTGCTGAAACAGGCCATTTGGTATTAAGCACTCTTCATACCGTGGATGCCGGTCAGACAATCAACCGTATCCTTGGCATGTTCAATACAGAAGATGAAAACCAGATTCGCATACGGCTTGCCGATACTGTACGCTGGATCGTATGCCAGAGACTTCTTCCCATGGTTGGCGGGGGCCGTGTGGCTGCCTTTGAAATCATGGGGACCAACCTGCGTATAAAGGATACGATCCTGCAGGGTGAATCAGAGGGTAAAACCTTTTATGAAATAATCGGCGCTGGAAAGGCCTTTGGCATGATAACCTTTGATGACTATATCGTGGAACTGTATGAAAAAGGGCTGGTCACCGAAGAGACAGCTATGGCATATGCTTCCCGCAAAGGAATTGTGGGCCGTGGAATCGACTTGGTCAAAAGCGGTCGCGGGGAGGCTACCACAGATATCGAAGACCTGCAGGTTGACAATAATTACGGAAAAATGAGGAAATAATAATGGATGTTGTTTGTAAAGAATGCAAAAGCAGATTTAAAATTCCGGACGAAAAGGTCCCCGAAAGTCAGCTTTTCACACTTTCATGTCCAAAATGCAAAAGCAAAATTTCCATTGACATGCGCCAGGGCCTTTCTCCATCATTTGAAGAGAAACCTCAGCCATCAGCCGCAGCAGAGCCTGGCGCAAAAAAGACCATTATCGATGAAATAGACTCCGGCGCTTATGATGCTTCGGAAAAACCTTTTGATTTCCTGGAAGAGGGAGCAGAGACAGCCCTTTTATGTGAGCCTGATTCGGCTGTTAGAGGCAAAATCAGATCAGCCCTGGAAAACATGGGATATAATGTTACTGAACCGGGATCTGATAGAGATGCCCTCAAACAGATGCGTTTTTATGTCTTTGATCTGGTTGTATTAAATGAAGGGTTTAGCTCCATAAATCCTGACGAGAATAATGTTATGAAATATCTGGAACGGCTTTCCATGGCCATACGACGGAAAATCTTTGTGGTTCTTGTTACCGGTCGATTCCGCACAATGGATAACATGGCAGCCTTTAACAAGAGCGTCAACATTGTTGTCAATACGAAAAACATAGGTGAAATAGAAAAAATTATTAAAAGCGGACGGTCCGACAGTGCGGCTTTTTACCGCGTTTTCAAGGATGCCCTTATTAAAACCGGCAAGGTATAATAAGGGCTTTGCAAAAAGCATCCTGGTCTCATAATCAGATGGGAAGCTTTATTGAGTGTTTCTTATTTTTTCATAGATAATGCGCAATCCTTCCAAAGTCAGGGAAGTATCTACCAGGTCTATGCTCTCGCAAACTTCGGCCATGATTTTGGCCAGCCCTCCTGTAGCAATTATTTGGGGGTTGTTTCCGATCTCTGTTTTCATCCGCCTGACAATTCCATCTACAAGGCCGGCATATCCATAAATAATGCCGGATTTCATGCTGCTCGCGGTATCTTTACCGATTACTTTTTCAGGAGGCTTAAAAATTTCCACTCTGGGCAGTTTGGATGTTTTTTCAAACAGAGCCTCAGCAG of the Anaerolineae bacterium genome contains:
- a CDS encoding endonuclease NucS domain-containing protein is translated as MDETRLWKIVGSNSQELNVERIQNVKETETENQLEEVITRCPNLLMKDLKLIGRQTDTAGGPLDLLGVDGDGQLVVFELKRGTLTREAVAQIVDYSSYLASLEPKELSEHISPRSGNLGIEKIENFLIWYQEQFGRNFTEVQRPRMVLVGLGADEKTKRMVSFMSEGDLDISLITFHGFRKGDEVFLARQVDVQSRPQLPSTIYTKKSNLEKLKHNVQELRLEEYYYNIASFFRNQFPAAYEWPNPGGYSYSLPELTDTGNQSNRVYVALYVYQGKPGCVQIYLHERALKAASSSLSDFKDSIHNSMIPKKDGSCEIWVKSNSDWKKIKVHFGKLCPAILEGWKRTREQQSKDEFEATESISDSEDQSEA
- the proC gene encoding pyrroline-5-carboxylate reductase codes for the protein MTALNKKIGFIGAGNMGKAFVGAIIKSNILSPSMIYVSDINKDSLKVLRSSYGISVLSDNVKLFSICDIIVLAVKPQHIEQVLSQIAGQKGYKIHNQKLVVSIAAGIPLRKIEDILYTPLDEKSRIKLPVIRVMPNTPALVLAGIAGMSANIHASKDDVNIVKSILKAMGKVIEFNEEDLDAVTALSGSGPAYVFYFIESMIEGGICVGLEPNDAATLTIATLKGAVKLMEEMNESPELLRRKVTSPGGTTEAAFKVLDKNQVKQSIIEAIAAAANRSKELSSGSTGIL
- a CDS encoding YggT family protein translates to MFIIGYLFMAAAKIIDIVLLCFMWIVVARAVLSWVNPDPYNPIVRFIHNATEPVLYRIRRFIPVNFIGIDLSPIIVFLVIIFLRTFIVSSLFRLSATLL
- a CDS encoding DivIVA domain-containing protein: MKIMPIEIQQQQFKVRFRGFDVKEVDKFLEQLADTFELLQQENKNAQDEIQRIKLESQGYKEREEIFKRAMLNTQKVLDQMNENARKSAELIVADAEVKAEKILNGAHKRLAQLHDDITELKRQRIQIEVQIRSIIESHSKLLEIGNEGMKAMDKEDTKLKFIQHRT
- a CDS encoding type IV pilus twitching motility protein PilT gives rise to the protein MAKIDAFFKLMHDQGASDLHLVSGQPPILRIRGDMERVKYKVLDNDELKAMLYEIAPEDKVKVFEETGDVDFGYEIPGLARYRANFFMQKYGAAAVFREIPADIMTAEQLGLPPVITKLASLPRGLVLVTGPTGSGKSTTLAAIIDEANRTRKDHIITVEDPIEFVHKSQSCIVNHREVGLHTKTFSAALRGALREDPDIILVGELRDLETISLAVEAASTGHLVFGTLHTSSAAKTVNRVVEVFPSEQQPQIRSTLSDGLRAVIAQVLFKRIDKKGRCPALEILIATPAVRNLIREGKTYQIPSMIQTGRKYGMQLLDDAIMELYKKGWISADEAYIKANDKAGFRPLLKTPPVDFTEA
- a CDS encoding PilT/PilU family type 4a pilus ATPase → MRKQEVDYILAKMLEAGNNISDLNITAGKSFQVESSGELIPVEIDPPFHKLTPFQTEIFALNLINQDHRLTETLLREGSCDLSYELSGKVRFRVNIFSQMSNYSIILRKLESKIPTRQELKLPGAFEKMALEKNGIILVTGATGSGKTTSLAAILNEINETKSVHVVTLEDPVEYQHPQKKSTFNQREMGNDFDTFASGLRAALRQAPKVILVGEMRDRETVEIGLSAAETGHLVLSTLHTVDAGQTINRILGMFNTEDENQIRIRLADTVRWIVCQRLLPMVGGGRVAAFEIMGTNLRIKDTILQGESEGKTFYEIIGAGKAFGMITFDDYIVELYEKGLVTEETAMAYASRKGIVGRGIDLVKSGRGEATTDIEDLQVDNNYGKMRK
- a CDS encoding zinc-ribbon domain-containing protein, which translates into the protein MDVVCKECKSRFKIPDEKVPESQLFTLSCPKCKSKISIDMRQGLSPSFEEKPQPSAAAEPGAKKTIIDEIDSGAYDASEKPFDFLEEGAETALLCEPDSAVRGKIRSALENMGYNVTEPGSDRDALKQMRFYVFDLVVLNEGFSSINPDENNVMKYLERLSMAIRRKIFVVLVTGRFRTMDNMAAFNKSVNIVVNTKNIGEIEKIIKSGRSDSAAFYRVFKDALIKTGKV